The following is a genomic window from Lysinibacillus sp. G4S2.
ATGAAAAGCATATGCGTAACGGGGTCACAATTATTAATCCAGAAGCAACATATATTAGCGCAGACACGGTGATTGGTCGAGATACTGTTATTCAGCCGGGCTCTATGATAGAAGGTGCAACTGTTATTGGTGAAGATTGCATAATCGGGCCAAACACACAAATCATAGATAGCCGTATCGGTGACCGAACAACTGTGCATTCTTCTGTTGTGCGTGAAAGCGCTGTAGCAGAAGACACAGCTATTGGACCTTTTGCACATATTCGACCACTTTCTGATATTGGTAGCCATGTGAAAATTGGTAACTTTGTAGAAGTGAAGAAAAGTAAACTAGGTAATGACACGAAAATATCACACTTAAGCTATATTGGTGATGCTGAAATAGGAAGTAATGTCAATGTTGGCTGTGGTTCCATTACAGTAAACTATGATGGGAAAAACAAGTTCCAAACAATTATTGAAGATGATGTATTTGTAGGATGTAATACTAACTTAGTAGCGCCAGTGAAAGTTGGAAAAGGTTCATTTATTGCAGCAGGATCTACAATTACAAAAGAAGTTCCTGAGGATGCACTTGCAATTGCTCGTGCAAGACAAGAAAACAAACCGAATTATGTAAGCAAATTAAATTCAAAATAATTATCAACTAAACAGGAGGCCATCATGCCGTATCATTATGCAAACTCACAATTAAAAATATTTTCACTTAACTCTAACAATCCACTTGCTCAAGAAATTGCGCAAGAAATGGGTGTTGAATTAGGTAAATCTTCTGTTAAACACTTCAGCGATGGAGAAGTTCAAATTAGCATTGAAGAAAGTATTCGTGGTTGTGATGTGTTTATCGTGCAGTCTACTTCTGCACCTGTAAACGAACATTTAATGGAGCTTTTAATTATGGTGGATGCTGTAAAACGCGCATCTGCTCGTACAGTAAACGTTGTAATGCCTTACTATGGATATGCTCGTCAGGACCGTAAAGCAAAAGCACGCGAGCCAATTACAGCTAAATTAGTAGCAAACTTACTTGAAACAGCAGGTGCAACACGTGTAATCGTTTTAGATTTACATGCACCGCAAATCCAAGGTTTCTTCGATATTTTAATCGACCACTTGATGGCAGTGCCTTTACTATCTGATTACTTCAAATCAAAAGGTATTCCAGAAGATGAAATCGTTGTTGTTTCACCAGATCATGGTGGTGTAACACGTGCTCGTAAAATGGCAGAACGTTTAAAAGCACCTATTGCAATTATTGACAAGCGCCGTCCAAAACCAAACGTTGCAGAAGTAATGAACATTGTTGGTAATGTTGATGGTAAAGTGGCAATCTTGATTGATGATATTATTGACACTGCAGGTACGATTACAATCGGTGCGGATGCATTACGTGCTGCTGGTGCGAAAGAAGTTTATGCTTGCTGCTCTCACCCAGTACTATCAGGTCCAGCAATCGAACGTATTGAAAACTCTTCAATTAAAGAATTAGTTGTAACAAATACTATCCAGCTTTCTGAAGAGAAAAAATCTCCAAAAATTACAGAACTATCAGTAGCTAAATTAATGGCAGATGCAATCTCTCGTGTTTATGAAAATAAATCTGTAAGTACTCTATTTGATTAATATAAATAAACAAATTTCACATACAGTAAATTGATGTGACATAGTAAGGACAAATCTACGTTTGCAAGTAGATTTGTCCTTTTTTATAGGTCTCTTTTGTGTGAATTTTCTTGTAAAAGGGTATAATAGTAATTGTGACTTAATAATATTTACACTACTGTATAAAAAATAGAGGTAAATATTATTAGAGCCTTAACAAATGTCATCGAGGATTTTAAAGTATTAATGACATTCATGATAAGGCGTAAATAATTTTTCTTGGAAGGGGAAGTATAGATATGAGTACAGTATTAAGTGTTACAAAGCGCGAAGCTGGGCATCGTTCAACATTAACCCAACTTAGAAAAGGGGGAGCCATTCCTGCGGTTATTTACGGCTATAATTTAGATTCTACCCCAATTTCTATTTCAGCGAAGGAATTCAAAAAATCCATTATAAAAAATGGACAAAACGCTGTGTTTTCGATGAAGCTAGACGAGAAAAAAGTGAATGTTGTTGTGTCAGAAATACAACAATGCTCTCTGAAAGGTGAAGTAAATCATGTAGACTTTTTAGCAATTAATATGTCTGAAGAGTTAGAAGCTGACGTGCCTATTAAACTTGTTGGAGAGTCGGTTGGTGTAAGTGAAGGTGGCATTTTGATGCAGCCTAACTTAGAACTGAAAATTAAAGTAAAACCAGCTGATATGCCAGAAGCAATCGAAGTGGATATTACTAAACTTAAAATTGGTGAGTCAATCACAATAGCAGATATTCGAGAATCAATAGATTTTGAGATTGTTAGTGAAGGTGAGCATATATTGGCAACAATGATGGCACCAGTTGCTGTAGTTGAAGAAGAAACTAGTATTGAACAAGAGTAAATATAGATGATAAGGAAAGGCTATTAAAGAAGGTTAACCTTCTTTAATAGCTTTTTTGTGTTTTTTGGAACCCCATATACTTCATATCATTAAAAGATTAACGAAGGAGAACGATATTTTATTTGAGACCTATATGTTTTTTTTTGTGGGGGCTCAATTATTGCTCTTGGAAAGCATCTGGGCTTTTCTAGTCAATCAGTGCTTTTGTTTTTTGAATTTTTTCATTCAAGAAATGTACAAAATGCTTTCTTAGTACATGATATGGTAAAATAATGACTATTAGATTTGAAAGAAGAGGGGTACTTATGAAAATTATCGTTGGTTTAGGAAATCCAGGTAAACCTTATGAGCATACAAGACATAATATTGGCTTCGATGTTATAGATGCGTTAGCTGAAAAATGGGGTGCACCTTTAACTAATTCAAAGTTTAATGGTATGTATGCAACGGTACATCGTCCTGAAGGAAAGGTTCTACTTGTTAAACCTTTAACATATATGAATTTATCAGGGGAATGTGTTGGTCCCCTAATGAACTATTTTGATATTGATGTGGAAGATTTAATTGTTATTTATGACGATTTAGATTTAGAGACAGGTAAATTACGCCTGCGTCAAAAAGGTAGTGCAGGTGGACATAATGGTATTAAATCATTAATTCAGCATTTAGGCACGCAAGAATTTAATCGCATTCGTGTTGGGGTTAACCGCCCGCCGGCTGGCATGAAGGTAGCAGATTACGTGTTATCGAAATTTTCAAAAGAAGATCAAGCTGTTATGGGAGACACTATTGAAAAGTGTGTAAATGCTATAGAAGCATCTCTTTCAAAGCCATTTCTTGATGTAATGAATCACTTTAACGGGTAACAATAAGTTAAAGTTTGGTGTGAATATTCCAGTTGTTTAGGATGACGGTTTAATTTCTCTCAGCGGGTGGTGTTTTCGTAGCGAAAGAGAAGCGTCAGCTACAAGTGTTTTGGGTAGCGAAAGCAAAGCGACAGCTTACTAAATTGTATAGTCTAATTTTAGACACAATGCAAAAACTATTCTCTATTTTAAAGAGCAATTATGCTAAGACAAAATTGAAAGTGCATAATCTTTTTTAGAAATGTCTATACTTTAAGTAGTAATTGCTTAAAGGAGGATGATTTGGAGATGTCAGTTCGCTATCGATGTCGGCATTGTGAAGTAGAAATAGGGACACTACCATTTGATGCAGATGATACAATTCGAAAACTGCATATTTTTGAAATGGGAGAAGCGGATGATTATGTTGAGAAAGACCAACATGGACAAACGACGGTGCACTGCATTTGTGAGCAATGTGAGGATTCGCTAAGACAATATCCAGATTATCATGCACTCAATAAATGGATTCAATAATTGGAAGGATGCTTTGGCGCACTTTCGTGCGTTCAAAGCTTTTTCCATTGAAAAAATGGACAAAAAAGATGCGTATCATAGTACTAGATTCGTAGTATATGACGAAAAGAATTACGCGCTGAAAGGAGCTTTTGACTGTGGAAGTTTTACGACAGCTTGTGTCGCAGGACAAACATATCACATCATTTTTACAGGAGATTCAGAGCGGTCATACTGCTTCACAACTTATTACGGGATTAACAGGAAGCGCACGTCCAGTAATGGTCGATGTGTTATTTGAATATGTAAAAAAACCAATCTATATTGTATCTCCTAATCTATTACAGGCACAAAAAATGGCCGACGAGCTTGTGGGACTTTTAGGTGAGGAGCATGTTCATTATTATCCTGCAGATGAGTTTATTGCCGCAGACTTGTCTGTTGCCTCTCCAGAGTTACGTGCAGAGCGTATCGCGACACTTGATCACTTAGCTAGAGGTGAAAAAGGGGTTTATGTGATACCAGTTGCGGGCTTACGTAAAATGATGCAGCCTAAAGAACATTGGTTACATTATTTTTTACAAACAGCAGTAGGCGAGGAAATTCAGACTGAAGAATGGCTGCAAACATTAGTAGAGATGGGTTACGTACGTAATTCAATGGTAACAACACCAGGAGAATTTGCGCTACGTGGTGGCATACTAGATATTTATCCGCCGTATTTAGAGTCACCTATTCGTATTGAGTTATTTGATACGGAAGTAGACTCTATTCGAACATTTTCAGCGGATGATCAACGTTCCATTGATAAATTGCAGAAAGTGCGTATCCTACCAGCATCTGAAGTTATTTTGACGAAGAAAGAAAGAGTAGTGTTGGCAAGTCGTTTAGAAGCTGCATTGGCGACAAGCTTAAAGAAAGTCAGAAAGCAGGAGACAAAGGAGCTACTGTATCAGCATATTCAACACGATATTGAATTGCTACAACAGGGGAGTTTACCAGACTATGTAAACAAATATGGTTCTTTATTGTATGAGAAACCTGCTTATTTAGGTGACTATTTTACACATGATGGGATTGTACTGTTTGATGAGCTCGGGCGTATTCAGGAGGTTATGGATGCCTGGGAGCGTGAAGAGGATGAATGGTTTTTATCATTAATTGAAGAAGGAAAAATGGTGCATGATGTAAAGCCTGCCTTCTCTTTAAAAGAAATTTTAGCAATGCTGTCACAGCAAAAATTATATTTCTCATTATTTTCTCGGACATTTGCAGGTGTAACGTTTAATAAGACGACAAACTTTTCTTGTAAGCCCATGCAGCAATTTCATGGCCAAATGTCATTATTACAAAATGAGGTTGAACGCTGGCTACTTGGTAAATTTACTGTACTTATCGTTACAAGGGATAAAGAACGTGTTAAACGTGTACAGCAGATGCTTGAGGAATATGATATTCATACATCAATTGGTGATCCGACAGAGCCAGGTATTTATATTGTGGATGGTTCACTGTCTAGTGGCTTTGAATTACCGCTACAACGTCTAGCGATTGTGACAGAGGATGAACTATTTAAACAACAGGCAAAGAAAAAAGCACGTCCTCAAAAAATGACGAATGCAGAGCGTATTAAAAGCTATACAGAAATTAAACCTGGCGACTATGTTGTACATGTACATCATGGTATAGGTAAATATATTGGTGTGGAAACATTAGAGGTAAATGGTAC
Proteins encoded in this region:
- a CDS encoding ribose-phosphate diphosphokinase, with protein sequence MPYHYANSQLKIFSLNSNNPLAQEIAQEMGVELGKSSVKHFSDGEVQISIEESIRGCDVFIVQSTSAPVNEHLMELLIMVDAVKRASARTVNVVMPYYGYARQDRKAKAREPITAKLVANLLETAGATRVIVLDLHAPQIQGFFDILIDHLMAVPLLSDYFKSKGIPEDEIVVVSPDHGGVTRARKMAERLKAPIAIIDKRRPKPNVAEVMNIVGNVDGKVAILIDDIIDTAGTITIGADALRAAGAKEVYACCSHPVLSGPAIERIENSSIKELVVTNTIQLSEEKKSPKITELSVAKLMADAISRVYENKSVSTLFD
- a CDS encoding 50S ribosomal protein L25/general stress protein Ctc, which encodes MSTVLSVTKREAGHRSTLTQLRKGGAIPAVIYGYNLDSTPISISAKEFKKSIIKNGQNAVFSMKLDEKKVNVVVSEIQQCSLKGEVNHVDFLAINMSEELEADVPIKLVGESVGVSEGGILMQPNLELKIKVKPADMPEAIEVDITKLKIGESITIADIRESIDFEIVSEGEHILATMMAPVAVVEEETSIEQE
- the pth gene encoding aminoacyl-tRNA hydrolase; its protein translation is MKIIVGLGNPGKPYEHTRHNIGFDVIDALAEKWGAPLTNSKFNGMYATVHRPEGKVLLVKPLTYMNLSGECVGPLMNYFDIDVEDLIVIYDDLDLETGKLRLRQKGSAGGHNGIKSLIQHLGTQEFNRIRVGVNRPPAGMKVADYVLSKFSKEDQAVMGDTIEKCVNAIEASLSKPFLDVMNHFNG
- a CDS encoding anti-sigma-F factor Fin codes for the protein MSVRYRCRHCEVEIGTLPFDADDTIRKLHIFEMGEADDYVEKDQHGQTTVHCICEQCEDSLRQYPDYHALNKWIQ